The Flavobacterium jumunjinense genome includes a region encoding these proteins:
- a CDS encoding sensor histidine kinase yields the protein MIRLLIQVLLFSFFWSTAQYKTTHYNTSNGLPHDLCYGIIQDNKGYIWLGTDDGLVKFNGKDFKVFQIKEGLLSNYVIDVCEVNDSTFAIASWGGGMQILQKDKIIPYKNQVKSKINKIENLSKYLFAKGTGHKYHFYFKGKENFKETIVSYYLDKTLVPTTSTVVKNIVKPQFEVVDGEIYLFNDALFSNETLKGVFKVISPTQVQPVFPFLKNEYINDIKKIANNSFFAVTNNGVIFFSKDKIISRKTFSFKNSNIRRTSIKNNTMVLVLQENDGKAEKVVVWDIKKNTFFDVTEKELGGKQVSDVFIDKDKNIWISVYGSGVFKLSLESRFQIKSDLQNNNIYDAVTVKSKIFFLTSSKIIGIDTNRNQRDSLLYKESLWKFDDFTKNTLLLKTKESKGSSVVRQIFETNVKISSLEHLVYQDSTMLIKHGDNNILIKKGDKWYKFLFDGAIRRLVKKEDKIYSCTNKGLFIYNLNTLKLEKEITSQNGILNDDIRDVVIDGEKIYIATINGLSIVEKDEIKNYNENIGLLSLNINCLLLDNHGILWLGTQKGFSIFKEEVFYSFYKNAKENSSYIQKIVEDENQQIWLVGNNGSMKIDNKNAFSPVSSPILDINRTENKFSVNVISYDDFEIITEYKINNSEWESLKTDLLDFTKFQYGEYHVVFRTRNTNSNWNYSKKYNITNAAPWYKQWWSYSLITLFISSLLTLILYFRFQHVKERNELLRQTIAYNENLQKELSEVRENVAQDFHDELGNKLAGITVLSGMMIEDEVFKSSVWFKQLFRINKDAQDLYFGIKDFIWSIDSKNDDLSELIFYLKDFGEELFLSSNIEFNSNVDVEKEHVKLPYYWSRQLLLLFKEAMTNTLKYSEATNCSLEVKVSRNKLKITFADNGKGFDITSLKRKNGLINMEKRALKIQGKLEINASKGTKVKFSNRIF from the coding sequence ATGATAAGACTTCTAATCCAAGTATTACTTTTTTCTTTTTTTTGGAGTACTGCGCAGTATAAAACTACGCATTATAATACTTCGAACGGATTACCTCATGATTTGTGTTATGGTATTATTCAAGATAATAAAGGATATATTTGGTTAGGGACAGATGATGGATTAGTAAAGTTTAATGGTAAAGATTTTAAAGTATTTCAAATAAAAGAGGGTCTTCTGTCTAATTATGTTATTGATGTTTGTGAAGTTAATGATTCAACTTTTGCAATAGCAAGTTGGGGTGGAGGAATGCAAATATTACAAAAAGACAAAATAATACCTTATAAGAATCAGGTAAAATCTAAGATTAATAAAATTGAGAATTTATCTAAATACTTATTTGCAAAAGGAACTGGTCATAAATATCATTTTTATTTTAAAGGAAAAGAAAATTTTAAGGAGACAATAGTTAGTTACTATTTAGATAAGACACTTGTTCCAACAACCAGTACCGTAGTTAAAAATATTGTAAAGCCTCAATTTGAAGTTGTTGATGGCGAAATTTATCTTTTTAATGATGCATTATTTTCAAACGAAACATTAAAAGGAGTTTTTAAAGTTATTAGTCCAACCCAAGTACAGCCAGTATTTCCTTTCTTAAAAAATGAATATATCAATGATATAAAAAAAATCGCTAATAATTCTTTTTTTGCGGTTACTAATAATGGAGTTATTTTTTTTTCGAAAGATAAAATAATTAGTAGAAAAACATTTTCATTTAAAAATAGTAACATTAGAAGAACAAGTATAAAAAACAACACTATGGTTCTTGTTTTGCAAGAAAATGATGGGAAAGCCGAAAAAGTAGTTGTTTGGGATATTAAAAAGAATACTTTCTTTGACGTAACAGAAAAAGAATTAGGAGGGAAACAAGTTAGTGATGTTTTTATTGATAAAGACAAAAATATCTGGATAAGTGTTTATGGTTCTGGAGTGTTTAAGCTTTCTTTAGAAAGTCGGTTTCAAATAAAGAGTGATCTGCAAAATAATAATATCTACGATGCGGTTACTGTTAAATCGAAAATATTTTTTTTAACATCAAGTAAAATAATAGGGATTGATACGAATAGGAACCAAAGAGATTCTTTGTTGTATAAAGAATCTCTTTGGAAGTTTGATGACTTTACTAAAAATACTCTTCTTTTAAAAACTAAGGAGAGTAAGGGAAGTTCTGTAGTAAGACAAATATTTGAAACGAATGTTAAAATATCAAGTTTAGAACATTTAGTATATCAAGACTCTACTATGCTTATTAAGCATGGAGATAATAATATTTTAATTAAAAAAGGAGACAAGTGGTATAAGTTTCTTTTCGATGGAGCCATTAGAAGACTGGTGAAAAAAGAGGATAAAATTTATTCTTGCACAAATAAAGGTTTGTTTATTTACAATTTAAATACATTGAAATTAGAAAAGGAAATTACTTCTCAAAATGGTATTTTAAATGATGATATTAGAGATGTTGTTATTGATGGAGAAAAGATATATATTGCTACGATTAATGGATTGAGTATTGTAGAAAAGGACGAAATTAAAAATTATAATGAAAATATTGGCTTATTGTCATTAAATATAAATTGTTTATTACTAGATAATCATGGAATACTGTGGTTAGGTACACAAAAAGGGTTTTCTATATTTAAAGAGGAAGTTTTTTATAGTTTTTACAAAAATGCAAAGGAAAATTCATCTTACATTCAAAAAATAGTAGAAGATGAAAATCAGCAAATTTGGTTAGTGGGTAACAATGGAAGCATGAAAATAGATAATAAAAATGCTTTTTCTCCAGTTTCAAGCCCAATTCTAGATATTAATAGAACGGAAAATAAATTTTCTGTAAATGTAATTTCCTATGATGATTTTGAAATTATTACGGAATATAAAATAAATAATAGTGAATGGGAATCTTTAAAAACAGATTTATTAGATTTCACTAAGTTTCAATATGGAGAATATCATGTGGTTTTTAGAACTAGAAACACAAATAGCAATTGGAATTATTCAAAAAAATACAATATTACAAATGCAGCACCGTGGTATAAACAATGGTGGAGTTATTCTTTAATCACTCTATTTATTTCAAGCTTACTTACTTTAATTTTATATTTCAGATTCCAACATGTAAAAGAGCGCAATGAACTATTAAGGCAAACAATCGCTTATAATGAAAATTTGCAAAAAGAATTAAGTGAAGTAAGAGAAAACGTTGCGCAAGATTTTCATGACGAGTTAGGGAATAAACTAGCAGGGATAACTGTGCTTTCTGGGATGATGATTGAAGATGAGGTGTTTAAGTCTTCTGTTTGGTTTAAACAATTATTTAGGATAAATAAAGATGCTCAAGACCTGTATTTCGGAATTAAAGACTTTATTTGGAGTATAGATAGTAAAAATGATGACTTAAGTGAGTTGATTTTTTATTTGAAAGATTTCGGAGAAGAACTTTTTTTATCTAGTAACATAGAATTTAATAGCAATGTTGATGTTGAAAAGGAACATGTTAAATTGCCTTACTATTGGTCTAGACAATTGTTATTATTGTTTAAAGAAGCAATGACAAATACATTAAAATATTCTGAAGCGACTAATTGTAGTCTAGAAGTAAAAGTAAGCCGTAATAAATTAAAAATAACCTTTGCAGACAATGGGAAGGGATTTGATATAACCAGTCTAAAACGTAAAAATGGATTGATTAATATGGAAAAACGAGCTCTAAAAATACAAGGAAAGTTAGAAATAAATGCAAGCAAAGGAACAAAAGTAAAGTTTTCAAATCGTATTTTTTAA